Part of the Triticum urartu cultivar G1812 chromosome 2, Tu2.1, whole genome shotgun sequence genome, CACAATATCCGACCATCAACAGCAAACCGTAAAACCAATCCGACACAAAAGAAATTGTACACTTGAGAAGctagcagcagcttcaagctctGCTAGCAGTGGAAGTTTACGACGACGCAGGAGATGTCGTCTTTGCTCTTCCTGTTCACCGCCTGCTCCGTCAGATGCTTCGCAGCTGCCTGTGCGTCCCTGATGTCCTTGATCTCATCAACAGCCTCTTGGTTGGTCATCACCTGAATTTGTGTCATGTTTGCATTAGTGTCATTTGCAAATCGTAAACTCACCAGATGCAACTTAGCAACCCATACATGAACTGATAATCAATCTAATCAGAAAATAAGTTTGGTCCATGGCAAAATGAATGAAGCTAAACATGAAAGCCCGGCTAAGTGCTATACATGCTTGAACAAACACTATTGCACTATGTTCAAAAACAGATTACATCGTGCGTGCATATCCCCATAGATGACCGCACAGAGGGTTAGAGGACACAGACTGGTTTATACTGAGCTTGGATACATAATGCAATGAGTTAGATCCAATCCATCAAGAATAACTGGTGTGAGATTTATAGGCATCACCTTCCATAAGCCATCACTTGCTAGAATTAGAAAATCTGAACTCTCATCGATAACTTCCTCAGCCACGTGTGGCTCAGAGCTGAGGTGCTTTTTCAAGCTCCGGTCTCCGAATGCTCTTGCAACAGCCAGCTGCCCATCAACTCGTGGCACATCTCCTGCAAATGAGACATGTTCGGAATTGAACCTCAATAGAGTATAGATCATAAGCTTGTGACAGTTACTAGCAAAAAGAAAACTGCTATTAGCTGAATCACATGAGCGCCACTGTCAGTTGCTACTAGATAACTAAAAAATCCCGGGCATGTCACTAGACAAGGTTCAGGGGGAAAAATAAATCAGAACCATTAAACTCGAATGAAGATACTTTTTCAGGCATACAGCAACGCGTTGGTAGGGATTGACAAGAGATGGTTGTTACCTGGTAGGTTCGAAACAAATCCGCCTTTTTCCTCAATAATTTCTCGCTCCATGCTAGGCTCATGATCAACTGAAAGCTGCTCTGCTTTACCATTCTTGCTAATAACTGCTCGTGAATCTCCAATATTCGCGACCACTAGCTTCACACTATCGTTACTGCTTATTAAGATGGCGGTAACAGCCGTAGAGCCTCCTCTTCCCAACTCAGCTGCTTTTTCCAATATTTTCTCATCGGTAAGTAGATATGCTTTTCTGATAGCATTTTTCGTGTCACTCAAGAATTCTGGCTGAGTATGCAGATATCAATACAATAATCAGTACGGCTGTAAATTCAGTTGACTACGTCCAAATAGGCATAAGCTGTGAATTAAGTCGCTACCTATATTGCTCTATCTGTTTCTAGTATGGTAGTTGCAAGTAGATTGCAGAAAAACACCATACATTCAAAATATATGCACTTCTTAGCCGACAAAAAAAAACATTCTAACCTTATTAAAACGTATTGCCAACATTACTGATTGGAAAGTGTTTCCTTTTACATCTTTTTCACCTTATGCCGATGAAGCTACCATAACCAAACATTTGAGATATGATAGCAGAACACTCTCAGCAGTAACATTTTAGCATATAGGCATGGCAGCAATTACTGAACTTTGACCCCACAAAAAATTTAAAGCAAGTGGAATCGAAGCATTACCTCGCTCAAGATGTTATCAAAGAGATGTGCACGCAGAAAGTCTGGAACAGTGTGGCCCAGGTGGCCATCAAATATTGCAAACAAACCCAAATCATGCTCCCCAACTTGCCTATACTCCGCCACCAAGTAGTCCTCCATTGGATGATTTGATTTCCCCTTCACAAGATGGTAACCATGCTTGACACGCCTGCCTGACAATTTTGTCTTGCCTTTCCCTGTTTCTGGCCCTGATGAACTAAAAGCATCTTTCACCTGTAAGAACATCCAGACCAATTGTCAACCAAGCTATGCTGATAATGACCTCAACACTCAGCAAGGCAAATATATGACTACAACTTTGTTGGACATCCAGCACAACAAAAAGACATTTCAAGGCAACTAAAAAGAGTAAACTTCACAGGAAGCTTTCAAGACAAAAAGACAAAAGATAGTTTCCCAAAATGAGCCTGTCTAAATAGTTCCCCAGAATGAATTTGTCTAGAACTGTCTGGACACCCAGTAGTGCATAACATTTCAAGGCAGCTATTTTTTTTAACCTTATATGCAAACTCTTAAAACTCACAAGCATGTCAAGTAGGTTGAGGAAGGGCCTAAAGAATTTCGGCGTAATATTTCTGAAAATTAATTAAAAAAATGTATTATCAAGCATTTTCCAGCTACAGTTCTTGTTTGGTTCGCAACTGCTAGGTTTCTCAGATAATAACATATATTTCCAAAGTTATGTTCCTCTACTCCTCGGCTATTCATAAATTCCATAAATTTAGTTTAGTAGGGAAAAACATATTATTCGGCCTTCATTACCAAACACAATTTAGGAACCAGTAA contains:
- the LOC125536881 gene encoding probable protein phosphatase 2C 62; the encoded protein is MAGKEIYHKMKDKVKDAFSSSGPETGKGKTKLSGRRVKHGYHLVKGKSNHPMEDYLVAEYRQVGEHDLGLFAIFDGHLGHTVPDFLRAHLFDNILSEPEFLSDTKNAIRKAYLLTDEKILEKAAELGRGGSTAVTAILISSNDSVKLVVANIGDSRAVISKNGKAEQLSVDHEPSMEREIIEEKGGFVSNLPGDVPRVDGQLAVARAFGDRSLKKHLSSEPHVAEEVIDESSDFLILASDGLWKVMTNQEAVDEIKDIRDAQAAAKHLTEQAVNRKSKDDISCVVVNFHC